The Polymorphobacter megasporae genome window below encodes:
- the rph gene encoding ribonuclease PH, with translation MRPSGRAPDAMRRVELIPGFNAHAEGSCLVKFGDTHVLVTASVEERLPPWLRGKGEGWVTAEYGMLPRATHTRGQREAAKGKQSGRTQEIQRLIGRSLRAVTDLKLLGERQITLDCDVLQADGGTRTASISGAWVALRLAIDGIMKKNALTIDPLTSQVAAVSCGVHDGNVVLDLDYIEDSGAGTDGNFVLTSTGGLVEVQATAEGATYDEEALLRMLRLARIGCNEIFAAQLVATGR, from the coding sequence ATGCGCCCTTCAGGCCGCGCCCCCGACGCGATGCGCCGCGTCGAGCTGATTCCCGGCTTCAACGCCCACGCCGAGGGGTCGTGCCTCGTCAAGTTCGGCGACACCCACGTCCTCGTCACCGCCTCGGTCGAGGAGCGCCTGCCGCCGTGGTTGCGCGGCAAGGGCGAGGGCTGGGTCACCGCCGAATACGGCATGCTGCCGCGCGCGACGCACACCCGCGGCCAGCGTGAAGCGGCGAAGGGCAAGCAGTCGGGGCGAACGCAGGAGATCCAGCGGCTGATCGGGCGGTCCTTGCGCGCCGTGACCGACCTGAAGCTGCTCGGCGAGCGCCAGATCACGCTCGACTGCGACGTCCTCCAGGCCGACGGCGGGACGCGCACCGCGTCGATCTCGGGCGCATGGGTCGCGCTCCGGCTGGCGATCGACGGGATCATGAAGAAGAACGCGCTGACGATCGACCCGCTGACGAGCCAGGTCGCGGCGGTCAGCTGCGGCGTCCACGACGGCAACGTCGTCCTCGACCTCGACTATATCGAGGACTCGGGCGCCGGGACCGACGGCAATTTCGTCCTCACCTCGACCGGCGGACTCGTCGAGGTTCAGGCGACCGCGGAGGGCGCGACTTACGACGAGGAAGCACTGCTCCGAATGCTCCGCCTCGCACGCATCGGCTGCAACGAGATCTTCGCCGCGCAGCTGGTCGCGACGGGGCGCTGA